One part of the Enterococcus sp. DIV1094 genome encodes these proteins:
- a CDS encoding TSUP family transporter, producing MVGIIYFFVIVTANTIGAVSGMGGGVLIKPIFDFIGAHTVAAISFYSSVAVFTMSIVSTSRQLMSGRKINWKIVVWVSTGAVLGGILGNSTFEYFLRIFANDDAVQMIQIILTIIMLLFAFFYTTYDWKNFQLRYSFWYLFCGLILGFFASLLGIGGGPINVSLLMLMFSVSIKEATMYSICTIFFSQLSNLVTMGVSSGFGNFDLTILIYIVPAGIIGGMLGAKLSNVLSEKKVTTVFQLVIICVLLINCYNGFQLL from the coding sequence ATTGTTGGAATCATTTATTTTTTTGTGATTGTAACCGCCAATACGATCGGCGCTGTTTCTGGCATGGGTGGCGGAGTCTTAATCAAGCCGATTTTTGATTTTATCGGCGCGCACACAGTGGCGGCAATTTCGTTCTATTCGTCAGTTGCTGTTTTTACGATGTCAATTGTTTCGACAAGTCGCCAACTAATGAGTGGGCGGAAAATCAATTGGAAGATTGTTGTTTGGGTATCCACAGGTGCAGTACTAGGCGGAATTTTAGGCAATAGTACATTTGAATACTTCTTACGAATTTTTGCAAATGATGATGCCGTTCAGATGATTCAAATTATCCTAACGATAATTATGCTCTTATTTGCTTTTTTCTATACAACATACGATTGGAAAAACTTCCAATTAAGATACAGTTTTTGGTATTTATTTTGTGGTCTGATTTTAGGCTTTTTTGCTAGTCTTCTAGGCATTGGAGGCGGACCAATTAATGTTTCTTTACTAATGTTAATGTTCTCGGTTTCAATAAAAGAAGCAACGATGTACTCGATTTGTACAATTTTCTTCTCCCAACTCTCTAATCTAGTGACGATGGGGGTGTCTTCCGGTTTTGGCAATTTCGATCTAACTATATTGATATATATTGTGCCTGCTGGGATTATCGGTGGGATGTTAGGAGCGAAGTTAAGCAATGTGCTATCTGAGAAAAAAGTAACAACGGTGTTCCAATTAGTCATTATTTGTGTATTGTTGATTAATTGTTATAACGGTTTTCAGCTACTATAA
- a CDS encoding ABC transporter substrate-binding protein, producing the protein MKKLQSLLIGIILIIGVLLVSVRQLERASGMSGAKIVTIYNWGDYIDPSLITKFEQESGYKVNYETFDSNEAMFTKIQQGGTNYDIAIPSEYMIQKMIEEKLVMPLDHSKIKGLENIDDRFLDLDFDPDNKYSIPYFWGTLGIVYNDKVFNEEEIKHWDDLWKPELKDSLMLIDGAREVMGLSLNSLGYSLNSKNMTELNEAAQKLNKMTPNVKAIVADEIKMYMINEEASVAVTFSGEAADMMYENEHLHYVIPTEGSNLWFDNIVMPKTAKNQEGAYDFINFMLDPENAAQNAEYIGYSTPNKAAKALLPKEISEDEQFYPSDETISHLEVYENLGSEYLGIYNDLFLEFKMYRK; encoded by the coding sequence ATGAAAAAATTACAATCTTTGCTTATCGGTATTATCTTGATCATTGGCGTATTGCTTGTGAGTGTTCGGCAATTAGAACGAGCAAGTGGAATGAGTGGGGCTAAAATCGTGACGATTTATAATTGGGGCGATTACATCGATCCTAGTTTGATTACGAAATTTGAACAAGAATCCGGCTATAAAGTGAATTATGAAACGTTTGACTCGAATGAAGCGATGTTTACCAAGATCCAACAAGGTGGGACTAATTATGATATTGCTATTCCGAGTGAATATATGATCCAAAAAATGATCGAAGAAAAACTAGTCATGCCTTTGGATCACAGTAAAATCAAAGGATTGGAAAACATCGATGATCGCTTTTTGGATCTAGATTTCGATCCGGACAATAAATATTCGATTCCTTACTTCTGGGGAACACTGGGGATCGTGTATAACGACAAAGTTTTCAACGAAGAAGAAATCAAACACTGGGACGATTTATGGAAACCAGAATTAAAAGATAGTTTGATGTTGATCGACGGAGCGAGAGAAGTGATGGGCTTGTCTTTAAATAGTTTAGGGTATTCTTTGAACAGTAAAAATATGACTGAACTGAATGAAGCGGCTCAAAAGTTGAACAAAATGACACCAAACGTCAAAGCAATCGTTGCAGATGAAATCAAAATGTATATGATCAACGAAGAAGCATCAGTTGCTGTGACATTCTCAGGGGAAGCAGCTGACATGATGTATGAAAACGAACATTTACATTATGTGATCCCAACAGAAGGGTCGAATCTTTGGTTTGATAATATCGTCATGCCAAAAACAGCGAAAAACCAAGAAGGTGCGTATGATTTCATCAACTTCATGCTTGATCCGGAGAATGCTGCGCAAAACGCAGAATATATCGGCTACTCCACACCAAACAAAGCAGCCAAAGCATTATTACCAAAAGAAATCTCAGAAGATGAACAATTCTATCCATCCGATGAAACGATTTCTCATCTTGAAGTTTATGAAAATCTCGGTTCAGAATATCTAGGGATCTATAATGATTTATTCTTGGAGTTCAAGATGTATCGGAAATAG
- a CDS encoding beta-glucoside-specific PTS transporter subunit IIABC produces the protein MDYQELNEQILENIGGKKNINALAHCMTRFRFKLKDESKANTEAIKKIPGVVTVVQSGGQYQIVIGNHVGEVYKEFVELAGIKDASTSENDVDKPKGILNKFIDIVSGVFTPVINVLMAAGMIKGLLALLAAFELIDKASGTYLILNATGDGLFYFFPLFLGYTASSKFGGKPFIGMAIGAALVYPSIVAANSAGGEALFTLFQGTVIESPVYIKFLGLPVILMNYASSVIPIIAGTYLAAKFEAFLTRVIPRMVRSFFVSFLTLIITVPLIFLVVGPITTWVGLFLGQMLSAANDFSPIIAGIVIGGFWQVFIMFGLHWGFVPIAMNNYATLGYDVVMMAGLATPLAMAGVTFAVFFKTKNKRLKEIAFPAALSAVFGITEPALYGVTLARKKVFYTTSLAVAIAGAIMGIFNTRVYINGGTGIFALPRFINPEVGFDNSFIGFAIACGVAFVVGFLITYFYSYNPKLDEETDEVTEKESIPVNAALGQTVLYELDTPIKGEVIPLSKVSDTAFSTGLLGQGVAILPTEGKVYAPADGKVTTLFPTYHALGLTTDEGIELLIHIGMDTVNLQGKYFDPAVKQGDTVRKGQLLLTFDIDAIAAAGYSLQTPVIIANSKHYLEVVSSEEKNVNISNNLFTVIA, from the coding sequence ATGGATTATCAAGAATTAAATGAACAAATATTAGAAAATATTGGAGGAAAGAAAAATATCAATGCTTTAGCACATTGTATGACTCGTTTTCGTTTCAAATTAAAAGATGAATCGAAAGCAAACACAGAGGCGATTAAAAAGATTCCAGGGGTTGTAACGGTTGTTCAAAGTGGCGGTCAGTATCAAATAGTCATTGGAAATCATGTTGGAGAAGTATATAAAGAATTTGTAGAGTTAGCTGGAATCAAAGATGCATCAACTTCGGAAAATGATGTAGATAAGCCGAAAGGGATTTTAAATAAATTCATTGATATTGTATCCGGCGTATTTACTCCAGTCATTAATGTTTTGATGGCCGCCGGTATGATCAAAGGATTATTAGCTTTACTAGCAGCTTTTGAATTAATTGATAAAGCATCAGGAACATATTTGATTTTGAATGCTACTGGTGACGGTCTCTTTTATTTCTTTCCGTTGTTCTTAGGTTATACAGCATCGAGTAAATTTGGAGGGAAGCCCTTTATTGGTATGGCTATTGGTGCTGCATTAGTGTATCCATCAATTGTTGCAGCAAATAGTGCTGGAGGGGAAGCATTATTCACTTTATTTCAAGGAACAGTCATTGAATCCCCAGTCTATATCAAATTTTTAGGATTACCAGTAATTTTGATGAACTATGCTTCAAGTGTTATTCCTATCATTGCAGGAACTTATTTAGCTGCTAAATTTGAGGCTTTTTTAACAAGAGTTATTCCTCGTATGGTGCGTAGTTTCTTTGTTTCATTTCTAACATTGATTATTACAGTCCCTTTAATATTTTTAGTTGTTGGGCCTATTACAACTTGGGTGGGGTTGTTTCTTGGACAAATGTTATCAGCAGCAAATGATTTCAGTCCAATCATCGCAGGAATTGTGATTGGCGGCTTTTGGCAAGTCTTTATTATGTTTGGTTTGCATTGGGGATTTGTTCCAATTGCAATGAATAACTATGCAACGCTAGGATATGACGTAGTTATGATGGCTGGTCTTGCAACACCTTTGGCAATGGCAGGTGTGACATTTGCAGTTTTCTTCAAAACAAAGAACAAAAGACTAAAAGAAATCGCTTTTCCTGCAGCTTTGTCCGCAGTATTCGGAATTACTGAACCCGCATTATATGGTGTAACATTGGCTAGAAAAAAAGTTTTCTATACTACTTCGCTGGCAGTTGCCATTGCCGGCGCAATTATGGGGATTTTTAACACACGAGTGTACATTAATGGAGGAACAGGGATCTTTGCCTTGCCAAGATTTATCAACCCTGAAGTTGGTTTCGATAATAGTTTTATTGGATTTGCAATTGCTTGTGGAGTTGCATTTGTCGTAGGATTCTTAATTACTTACTTCTATTCTTATAATCCAAAATTGGATGAAGAAACAGATGAAGTTACTGAAAAAGAGAGTATTCCTGTCAATGCAGCTTTAGGTCAAACAGTTTTATATGAACTGGATACACCAATCAAAGGTGAAGTGATACCTCTAAGTAAAGTATCTGATACTGCGTTTTCGACAGGTTTACTTGGTCAAGGGGTAGCAATTTTGCCAACTGAAGGGAAAGTCTACGCACCAGCAGATGGTAAGGTGACAACGTTGTTTCCAACATATCACGCTCTTGGTCTAACAACCGATGAAGGAATTGAGCTATTGATTCATATTGGTATGGATACAGTGAATCTACAAGGAAAATACTTTGATCCAGCTGTAAAACAAGGTGATACAGTGAGAAAAGGCCAATTGCTATTAACATTTGATATTGATGCGATTGCAGCTGCGGGGTATTCATTGCAGACACCAGTAATTATTGCCAATTCAAAACATTATTTAGAAGTTGTAAGTTCAGAAGAAAAGAATGTAAATATTTCAAATAATTTATTTACAGTTATCGCCTAG
- a CDS encoding formylglycine-generating enzyme family protein yields the protein MIKIPGGSYKVGTNHVDGFEADHEGPRLSVIVQTFWMDETTVTNAEFAKFIEETGYVTEAERFGWSFVFHYFLSEQTRMKSQLVSNMVSWYAVAGADWRHPEGPDSTIEMRMDHPVVQVSRNDAIAYCKWAGKRLPSEIEWEIAAKGGTNNERYPWGDEEFILAGKHRANIWQGDFPHTNTKDDGFTNTAPAKWYEPNGLGMYQAIGNVWEWCSNPARVDLKKFQTTTSEEIWQAYQQVDDNFYATRGGSFLCHYSYCKRYRIAARNGNSGMSAANNLGFRCVK from the coding sequence ATGATAAAAATACCTGGTGGAAGTTATAAAGTAGGAACAAATCACGTAGACGGTTTTGAAGCAGATCATGAAGGACCTCGTTTATCGGTTATAGTTCAAACCTTTTGGATGGATGAGACGACTGTAACGAACGCTGAATTTGCTAAATTTATTGAGGAAACAGGTTACGTAACTGAGGCTGAACGTTTTGGTTGGTCGTTTGTCTTTCACTATTTTTTGAGTGAACAAACACGGATGAAAAGTCAATTAGTTTCCAATATGGTATCGTGGTACGCTGTAGCTGGTGCTGATTGGCGTCATCCAGAAGGTCCAGATTCAACGATTGAAATGCGTATGGATCATCCTGTTGTACAAGTCTCTCGTAACGATGCGATTGCTTATTGTAAATGGGCGGGCAAACGTTTACCAAGTGAAATAGAATGGGAGATTGCAGCTAAAGGCGGGACAAATAATGAGCGGTATCCATGGGGCGATGAAGAATTTATCTTAGCTGGTAAACATCGAGCAAATATTTGGCAAGGGGATTTTCCACACACGAATACAAAAGACGATGGTTTCACGAATACAGCACCAGCCAAATGGTACGAGCCAAATGGACTAGGGATGTATCAAGCGATTGGAAATGTCTGGGAATGGTGTAGCAATCCAGCACGAGTTGATTTGAAAAAATTTCAAACAACAACGAGTGAAGAAATTTGGCAAGCATATCAACAAGTAGATGATAACTTTTACGCAACACGAGGAGGTTCTTTCCTCTGTCATTATTCTTACTGTAAAAGATATCGGATTGCAGCACGTAATGGGAATTCAGGTATGTCTGCTGCAAACAACTTAGGATTCCGTTGTGTAAAATAA
- a CDS encoding anaerobic sulfatase maturase has translation MKHISVLIKPASALCNLRCKYCFYANVSSLREVRSYGKMKADVAEQMIANIYKDLEDGDELTLAFQGGEPTLAGLSYFQNITELIEKQGRRVHVRYAIQTNGTVINEKWCVFFKQHNFLVGLSIDGHPLYHDLNRVDPRGRGTFHRVLQTKELFDRYEIDYNVLCVLTDPLAKEAKKVFHFLKEQQISYVQFIPCLDDLDVSERNSYALTPKRFASFYHQIFQLWLAELRQGNYISIKLFDDILNLLVRQQITACGILGNCQVQYVIEADGSVYPCDFYVLDEYRMGYIQEQTLRELFSQNVSKKFLCERDPLSEKCQTCPFIKMCRGGCKRMKDAMYVDERDFCGYASLLKEFVPKIDEILGILQEVYA, from the coding sequence TTGAAACATATTTCCGTGTTGATCAAACCAGCTTCAGCGCTTTGTAATTTACGATGCAAGTATTGTTTTTATGCTAATGTCAGTTCATTACGTGAAGTACGTTCTTATGGAAAAATGAAAGCTGATGTTGCTGAACAAATGATTGCGAATATTTACAAAGATTTAGAAGATGGTGATGAGTTAACACTGGCGTTTCAAGGAGGAGAACCAACTTTAGCAGGGTTATCCTATTTTCAAAATATAACTGAGTTGATTGAAAAACAAGGTAGACGTGTGCATGTCCGTTATGCGATACAGACGAATGGTACAGTGATAAATGAGAAATGGTGTGTATTTTTTAAACAACATAATTTTTTAGTGGGGTTGTCAATTGATGGACATCCCCTCTATCATGACTTGAATCGAGTAGATCCTAGAGGTCGAGGAACGTTTCACCGTGTTCTTCAAACAAAAGAGCTGTTTGATCGTTACGAAATCGATTACAATGTACTTTGCGTATTAACTGATCCGTTGGCGAAAGAAGCGAAGAAAGTGTTTCACTTTCTTAAAGAACAACAGATTAGTTATGTTCAATTTATTCCGTGTCTGGATGATTTAGACGTATCGGAACGAAATAGCTATGCATTGACACCTAAGCGTTTTGCAAGTTTTTATCATCAAATCTTTCAATTGTGGCTTGCTGAACTTCGGCAGGGGAATTACATAAGTATCAAGCTATTTGACGATATCTTGAATTTATTGGTTCGTCAACAAATAACAGCGTGTGGGATTTTAGGAAATTGTCAGGTGCAGTATGTTATTGAAGCTGATGGGAGTGTTTATCCTTGTGATTTTTATGTCTTGGACGAGTATCGTATGGGTTATATTCAAGAACAAACATTGCGGGAATTATTTTCGCAAAATGTTTCAAAAAAATTTCTTTGCGAAAGAGATCCTTTATCTGAAAAATGTCAAACCTGTCCCTTTATTAAAATGTGCCGCGGAGGCTGTAAGAGGATGAAAGATGCAATGTATGTAGATGAACGTGATTTTTGTGGTTATGCCTCTCTATTAAAAGAATTTGTTCCAAAAATAGATGAAATTTTAGGGATATTACAGGAGGTTTACGCATGA
- a CDS encoding sulfatase-like hydrolase/transferase, protein MSGKKNIFLFVADQMRNDSLAHMGNPASITPNLDDLVSEGVSFENAYCQNPVCVPSRNSFLTGLYPHVSGHRTMHYLQREDEPNILKEMKNNGYEVIWIGRNDVVPADRTKTEYCDEYYDGITNENMRDAENNQMNHSAEMNEESKKLYDKMLSGDTYYSFYMGKLPDGEGYGKTDWNCVEKALEYIERRSKESSDKPFFVYCTISFPHPPYACEDPWYSNIDRSKLPPRRPNIQEVPNKASMLYSINERQELNGWSEERFDELRGTYLAMVSRFDHQVGLIKEKLKKSGLYDDTNLIIYSDHGDYTGDYTITEKVQNCFEDPISNVPLLIKPAKGLVVEPRISKAQVELLDLPSTIAEMAEIDLSYTQFGKSLLHVVAGDEEHKDAVFCEGGRIHGERQAMELGHGPESPYWPRLSTQYSEGPEHTKAVMCKMGDFKYTMRLYETDELYNTAEDPMEINNLAVLDEYQELVQKMKNRVTQFYMETTDYVPMKRDKR, encoded by the coding sequence ATGAGTGGCAAGAAAAATATCTTTTTATTTGTAGCCGATCAAATGCGTAATGATTCATTGGCACATATGGGGAATCCAGCATCCATTACACCTAATTTAGATGATCTAGTTTCAGAAGGCGTTTCTTTTGAGAACGCATACTGTCAAAATCCAGTATGCGTACCTTCTAGAAATAGTTTTTTAACAGGCTTATATCCACATGTGAGTGGACATCGTACGATGCATTATTTACAACGTGAAGATGAACCCAATATTTTGAAGGAAATGAAGAATAATGGTTACGAAGTTATCTGGATTGGTCGCAATGATGTGGTGCCTGCCGACCGCACAAAAACAGAATATTGTGATGAATATTATGATGGCATTACGAACGAGAATATGCGTGATGCTGAAAATAATCAGATGAATCACTCTGCTGAGATGAATGAAGAGAGTAAAAAGTTATACGATAAAATGTTATCAGGAGATACTTATTACTCTTTTTATATGGGGAAATTACCAGATGGAGAAGGCTATGGAAAAACAGATTGGAACTGTGTAGAAAAAGCATTGGAGTATATCGAACGTCGTAGTAAAGAATCTTCAGATAAACCGTTCTTCGTTTACTGTACTATTTCATTTCCACATCCGCCATATGCCTGTGAAGACCCATGGTATTCAAATATTGATCGAAGTAAGCTGCCTCCGCGTCGTCCAAATATTCAAGAGGTTCCAAACAAGGCTTCGATGCTATACAGTATTAATGAACGACAAGAATTAAACGGTTGGTCAGAGGAGCGTTTTGATGAATTGAGAGGAACTTATTTAGCGATGGTTTCTCGTTTTGATCATCAAGTAGGGTTGATTAAAGAAAAATTGAAAAAGTCGGGTTTATATGACGATACGAACTTGATCATCTATAGTGATCATGGTGATTATACAGGAGATTATACAATTACGGAAAAAGTTCAAAACTGTTTTGAAGATCCGATTTCGAATGTACCTTTATTGATTAAGCCTGCAAAAGGATTAGTAGTAGAACCACGTATTTCTAAAGCACAAGTTGAATTGCTGGATTTACCATCTACGATTGCTGAAATGGCAGAGATCGACTTATCGTATACGCAGTTTGGTAAGTCACTATTACATGTAGTAGCTGGTGACGAAGAACACAAAGATGCGGTCTTCTGTGAAGGAGGACGTATTCACGGTGAGAGACAGGCGATGGAGTTAGGTCATGGACCAGAATCTCCTTACTGGCCACGATTATCAACACAATACAGTGAAGGTCCAGAGCATACAAAAGCAGTCATGTGTAAAATGGGAGATTTTAAATACACAATGCGTCTGTATGAAACAGATGAATTGTATAATACTGCCGAAGACCCAATGGAAATCAATAATTTAGCGGTTTTAGATGAATACCAAGAGTTAGTTCAAAAAATGAAAAATCGAGTTACACAGTTTTATATGGAGACAACAGATTATGTACCTATGAAACGTGACAAACGGTAA
- a CDS encoding ATP-binding protein, whose protein sequence is MIVRKNYLELIIPFVDTEPIKVMTGVRRSGKSIMLELIQNYLKSKGVKEEQFIIINFEELIFEPYLEYHALNDYIEKKIAQTNLKTYIFLDEIQEVNHFEKVINSLRATYKSRVDIYITGSNAKLLSGELSTLISGRYVQFEIYPFKFLEYVEGRRSIGDNRSENDLFQSYLVEGGMPFPVFQNIQYRDRLNYLSDVYNSIILKDIIERENLRDPELLRRLLNFVLGNVGRTFSANSITKYLKNEGLKVSPTTILNYLGFATDAYAIIPLKRYDVQGKKFLASQEKYYVVDHGLRQAIIGRNEEDLELVLENIVLLELMARGYEVSVGKTNQYEIDFIAERKTETKIDRKYIQVSYLLASPETREREFRPLKEIADNYDKMVLTLDPFTSDVDGIAHVNLIQWLLDDNY, encoded by the coding sequence ATGATTGTTAGAAAAAATTATTTAGAATTAATTATACCGTTTGTTGACACTGAACCGATCAAAGTGATGACAGGAGTTCGACGTTCAGGCAAATCCATTATGCTAGAGTTGATTCAAAACTATTTAAAGTCAAAAGGGGTAAAAGAAGAGCAATTTATTATTATTAATTTTGAAGAGTTAATCTTTGAACCATATTTAGAATACCATGCACTAAATGACTATATAGAAAAAAAAATAGCTCAAACTAATTTGAAAACATACATTTTTTTAGATGAGATTCAAGAAGTTAATCATTTTGAAAAAGTGATAAATTCTTTGCGTGCAACTTATAAAAGTAGAGTAGATATTTATATTACAGGTTCCAATGCAAAACTGTTATCTGGTGAATTGTCTACTCTGATTAGTGGGCGATACGTTCAATTTGAAATTTATCCTTTTAAATTTTTAGAATATGTTGAAGGAAGGCGTAGTATTGGAGATAATAGGAGTGAAAATGATTTATTTCAATCTTATTTAGTTGAAGGTGGTATGCCCTTTCCAGTATTTCAAAATATACAATATCGGGATCGATTAAATTATTTAAGTGATGTTTATAATTCAATTATTTTGAAGGATATTATCGAAAGAGAAAATCTCAGAGATCCTGAATTATTAAGAAGATTGTTGAATTTTGTTTTAGGAAATGTTGGAAGAACTTTTTCAGCAAACTCGATAACAAAATATTTGAAAAATGAGGGTCTTAAAGTATCGCCAACGACAATTCTCAATTATCTAGGATTTGCTACTGATGCTTACGCAATCATTCCATTAAAAAGATATGACGTTCAAGGTAAAAAATTTTTGGCTTCTCAAGAAAAATATTATGTTGTAGACCATGGATTAAGACAAGCGATTATCGGTAGAAATGAAGAAGATCTTGAGCTTGTGCTAGAGAATATCGTATTGTTGGAATTGATGGCACGAGGCTATGAGGTGTCAGTTGGAAAAACGAATCAATACGAAATAGACTTCATTGCTGAACGCAAAACGGAAACAAAAATCGACCGTAAATATATTCAAGTTAGTTATTTATTAGCTTCCCCTGAAACCCGTGAGCGAGAGTTTCGCCCCTTGAAGGAGATTGCCGATAATTATGACAAAATGGTTTTAACACTCGATCCATTTACAAGTGATGTCGATGGAATTGCGCATGTAAATTTGATACAGTGGTTATTGGATGATAACTACTGA
- a CDS encoding PRD domain-containing protein, translating to MKVKKILNNNSVLVGEGAKDYIWIGTGIGFKIKPGQEADEKKIERVFVLQKQSTERLMNLLQDMPVEYAKLADDIIQYGKQKITYELSDSIYISLTDHLYNSVRLQKEGLHLNNQLFWEIRKFYPNEFLVGEYAVQLINQKFKTTLDDYEASNIAMHFINAQLNSDERVENIQSLTHKIRDILTIIRMHNHVDVDETSLSFDRFVTHLRFFFKRLETRTTENSSNPLLVHVIEKYPEAYETTLLIGKYLKKELIDEEQLYLTLHVQKLIEK from the coding sequence TTGAAGGTTAAAAAGATACTAAACAATAATTCGGTGTTGGTAGGTGAAGGGGCAAAAGATTATATCTGGATCGGGACAGGCATTGGCTTTAAGATAAAACCTGGACAAGAAGCAGATGAAAAGAAAATTGAGCGGGTTTTTGTGTTGCAGAAACAATCAACAGAACGTTTGATGAATTTGTTACAGGATATGCCTGTCGAATATGCGAAGTTAGCAGACGATATTATCCAATATGGAAAACAAAAAATCACATATGAGTTAAGCGATTCTATTTATATTTCATTAACGGATCACCTTTATAACAGTGTGAGACTACAAAAAGAAGGGTTACATTTGAATAATCAATTGTTTTGGGAAATTCGTAAGTTTTACCCAAATGAATTTTTGGTGGGGGAATATGCGGTTCAATTGATTAATCAAAAATTTAAAACAACACTCGATGATTATGAAGCAAGTAACATTGCAATGCACTTTATCAATGCACAATTAAATAGTGACGAGCGAGTTGAAAACATTCAATCATTAACCCACAAGATTCGAGATATTTTAACTATTATTAGGATGCATAACCACGTGGATGTTGATGAAACGAGTTTATCATTCGATCGGTTTGTGACACATCTAAGATTTTTCTTTAAACGCTTGGAAACTCGTACAACTGAAAATTCGAGTAACCCGTTATTGGTTCATGTGATCGAAAAATATCCTGAAGCGTATGAAACAACCTTGCTGATTGGCAAATATTTAAAAAAAGAATTAATTGATGAAGAACAATTATATTTAACGCTACATGTACAAAAATTAATAGAGAAATAA